GCACCTGCTAACTGGTTAAAGTCCGGCACGCGCCAAATGCTCGCATGAAACTGAGATCGAGATTGAGATAGGGGGGATggggatacggatacggatacggatggATGGGTGGATTAATAGGTGGGAAAAACATACACaaaacgaaaatcaaaaacgAAATTTCGTTCCTGGCAAAGGatctttgttttcgttttaaCTTTGATTCTTTTCTTTATTCATTTGGCACACAAAATTTTGGCTTTCAATTTCGCTTTCTCTTTTACGATCTTCTTGATTTACGTTTTTTgtaatggttttttttttctcttggAATTTATTACGATTTCAAAACTTttctgttttcgttttcaattaaGAATTATtcgagatagagagagagagatttGTTGGAACTTTtggtttgatttgatttgatttgaattgattgattgatttgatctgaatttgatttgttgcaaaaaaacttCCCAACTACTTACTGCTGGCATAAGTTGATCTGTACTTCTGACGCGAGTCACCTTGTTTTTGGTAATCATCTTCTTGACGCACGTCTCCACCTGGACGTTCCACTTCATGAAGGCCACGTAGCCGATGTAGATGGTGAACAGGATGAGGGCCTCCCACCAGAAGATGCGGTTATCCCGGAAGAAGTAGATCAGCACCAGCAAACTGATGCTGTAGAACGAGCAGTCGCGGAACAAAGGCCACCAGGTGAGCGACAGGACCGTCTTGGAGAAGAGCGCGCACATTCCGATCACAAACAGGATGTTGAACACGGCGGAGCCAACGATCGTACCAATGCCCACATCATCGAACGACACGAAAACGCCAATCACACTGGTGAAGAGCTCGGGGGCACTGCCACCCGCCGCCATAAACGTCGCGCCGGCCACATCGTCCGTGATGCCGAGCTTTTCAATGATTACGTCAAGGGAAGGCACGAAGAATTCATCACAGACAATGGCCAGCGCCACAAACATATAGATCACCCCAATGATGTGCAGGATGACAGCGCCGTTCTCAAGCTGTTCTTTCGTGAATAGATCTTTTGGGAATAGTGGCGTTTTCGTGGTGGTCGAGTTATCGTTGTGCGTGTCTGCAAGAATATAGGCGAATAAATGGATTAGACCTTGAATTGAAAAGTGCTTAAGTTTAGTCCTTGGCTTTGCTACACttcctttgttgttgttcaagaaacgttttcattttattctcGAAAACAACAATTGAAAGAGATAATTGAATCAAACAAATTCCAGTGAATTGATatggaaataaaaacgaatATGCGGAGAACCATGCAATGGTCTTGAATGCAACAAAACAGAATAATGTGTGAATTTCTGATTTCAACTGTAATTAAAtcacaataaaataaattaaatcagTTGTGATTGCTGGAAATCTCTCTCTGTGGGGAAAGTGAATAAAAATAGTTGGACTGGTAATGTTATTTTCGAGGAATTTTCCATCGCGGTGTTATGCAAAATAATCCGTTAGCTACTGCTGATGAATTTATATGAATAATAATGTGTGGTTTCAAACTATGGCTTCAAATcaaactaataaataattttttcacGATTCTGTGATTATTATTAGCTATGCGACTGACGAATTTGTCATTTTGTCGTCTGCCATTCTGACCTTTTCGATTGCTACCTGTCTATATAGTAAGTATCTCTatcgatgcgatgcgatgcgatctAGCCATCCCCAATTAGACATCCTCAATTAAGTGGCTCGACCTTTTGGAAATCGCTGGTAAAAGTCCCTTGTCGCATGCGGCGTCTTTGGTGTGCGATTTTCATGGCAATTATTTGCAAATTATGCAGCGCGTTTTGcaacaattaacaaattgcACTTATTCGCCGCCGACTTCAGCAATCCAACTTGCTCACtctgacgatgatgatgatgatgttgatgttgatgttgatggtAAATGTTTGCAATGTAAATGTTTAACAATCATTTGCACTGTGAGCAATCATTTTGGCGCGTGTGCCAAGTAAATAATTAACGCGACTTTAATCGTTCGTGGACTGATCACAGCTCCACTGATTCATGTCATTCACATAGTTCTAATAAGTCAGTGTCGGTATCTGTGTGTGGCTGCCACCAAAAGCAGTATAAATCATCTTGGGATTTGTATCTTGAATCTCACTTAGTAGTAAACCCATTCAAGGTTTTTTAGAGGGAAAGGGTTACAATGTCACAATGAACTATGTATGTTAGTAATGATATTTCAAAATGTCAGCGGATAGTTATTTAGATATTTTAGgaacttttaaatattttattcatttatataGGAATTTATAtaatgatatatatttttgcgcCAGAGAACCCTATTTCCTACGCCTCTGATGTAGAGTCGGGATTGACTCACTTTGTTTTCAATTCGAGAAGATAGATTGAACGGTTAGACGGACAGCAAAGAAATTTGCTCTATAACCGGTTTCAGACAGACAGATAGTCGGCTATTTGCATGCAGTTAACGGGCCCCACCGCACCACACCCACTCGACCCACCCACTTTCTGTGGGGGCGATGGGCGTTGGGCGGTACAACATCGAGCGTGAGCCACAAGTGAATGATTCTTATGAATCACTGGGCAAATGCTTAATGAGTGACGACGGTGTCACTCGAATCTGATTTAATTCAATCGCCTGCAAAAAGGGTTGCGGACATTTGGTAgcttatatgtacatatgtacataagtacatatacatatgtgggTGGCTTTGGCCCACTCTTAACACCCGATTTGAAGTGGTTGCCCTGCATATCGAACTGGAACATCCGGACACTCGAAACATATAAATGAGCAGACTTTCTGATGGGTTACTCATGCAGTTATGAGTTGGTCAATGGTCTTGAGGCACTGCGAAAGCTATTGAGACCAATTAAAATCGGTAGAAATTGGCTCAAAAATGCagaaatatatacacaaatacCAAATATAGCTACGTGTCATTTAAGAAGTTACCTCACTGATTGTATAGTAATTAAGTCGAAAGATAAGCTAAACCAAGTTCTCATACGTGATGCAGACTGAATCTTTTCGGTGAGGTTTTGATAAATGTTTATCTTATCTGTCAGAAAAAGTgcaattgatttaattaagtGCTATTCAAACATTGCCTTATTTAACTGGCATGTAAATATAAACCACTAATGCCTTGAACACGTAAttccataaatataataatgaaaataaaactatCTCAAATAACAGTTggtaaattataaaaaaatgcaTGTTCCCTACAGGTGTTAAAAAATCTCGAATTAATAATTAAAGACTTTTGCATAGCAATGATTACGCCATCGAATcattatatataaatgaaaatattccaTCTATGGAGCCAACACGAGCCCCTCGAAGTTGAGCTGGTCATCAAATTGTTATTGGTTCACTTGCTGAAGGTAACTAAATAATGactattaaatattatttattatttattgtatctGATTGTTTATTGTCCATGTGGGCGTCTGCCTCTCAGTTTGCCACATGCTCGCCACATAAAATACTTCATCAGGGGGCGAAGGGAAACCAGTTCCGAGTGCCGCAAATGAAATGCCACAATTTTACTAAGCGATTGCAGTGGTCGTGAGCTCAGAAAGCACCAGACTTCAGACGGTAGAGATGGCATCGTGACCAATCTCGAAAGTAATTAGCATTCGAAATGAAACAAGTTTCTAGTTCTACTGCCTGCACATTCAATCGTAGAAGTGGAAATCtcattaaaaaagtttttttatttttatcacaCTACTTTTGAAGACTACATTTGATGATGTCATTCAACAGCTGAGCTTGAGTTAAGTCAAAACAAAGAAACACATCAGATAAGAAAAGTTGAAGAAGATAAACATATATGGGGCTTAAAAGTTTGGAGTTTGCAAATTGAAGCCATAGAAATGACATTTATTGAATATTTAGCTCTAAAGTTTCGTTATAATATTCAACCATCGACAAGTGCGAGGATAGCAGTTACTTTATGCTAACCTAAGGTTTCTTAGTGGGATCAACTCTACTGCTGGAACCTCACGACCCCATCCACATGTGGGATTCGAgcccactcacacactcacagcGGATACGTGATATGCGTCATGCGAACGAGACGCGTTGTTTACGGAGCAAGCGAAGTCGTAACCAGAGAACAAAGCCACATCAGAATGCTCTGCGGCTGTCGCCGCACTCGCAGTGCGAATTCGCAATCAGTTCGCAAGTGGGAACCGATTCATTCAGATGGCAGCCGCAGTAGTCCAAAGTTTCGGCCAGGAGGAGCTCTTCGTCAGCCGGGCCACAATTCAGTTGCAGTTGCCCCAGGGCGGAGCCAGTTCGCCCATCTTCGAGTGGCGCACACAggtggccacgcccacgtcTGCCGCTGATCCCGCCCACGAGGAGAAGTGCATTAGTGGGCACCAGAGCACGGaagctgccacgcccaagAGCAATATCTACACGCCCCCACGAATCCTGGGCACGGAGGCGAAGCGCAAGAATCTGCCCCAAACGTTGAGCAATTTCTTCGAGGCGGAGCGCTACTCCAGCGCCTGGAATCGCGTGACCAAATAGGCTGCTCTTCCAGTCCCAATCCGAGTTCCAATCCCGAAAACCAAACGAAGGGAGGCCTAATCGATTAACCCATTAAGTGGCAAGAGCTGCAGGATAGTGAAATTCCATTCCGTTGCCAAAAATTCATGCCCCAAAATTGCTTACCGGATTCGGGAGTCGGAATGGGAGGATAGAAATGGCTGCCCAGGGCTAAACCAACTATGTATATAAGCATCCCATGAATATTTATGTGCCACCCTCCTGTACCCTGATAATGCAATAAAAGTATTATTTGATAGATAAAGCGGAATTCTCTGAGCAATGTCGCCCTCCCAAGGGGTTAAACTTCATTAGGGTCCGATAAGCAGGGGCCCAAATGACTTTGGGACTTGTTGGCGGATTTTCAGCTTTCTGCTACGTCATCAGTGTGCATAAATCACGGCTGAACAAACGCACGAAAATTACAGGGAGTCAAAGAAAAATCGCACGCCTCGCCGGAAGTTCATTATGGTAGCTCAAAGCGGAAGTGCCagctacacacacacaaacacacactcatacTAAGAAAACTGGTGTCCGCGCGTTTTCACGCTCTCTGACCCGCGGAAAAGCGGGCACCTGCCGTGAAAGCACCTGCTAATTTATCAGAGAGACAGCGCCCTGTGGCACGGGCCAAAACGCTCCACCGAGAGCGGCCAGAGTTTCAAGGTGGCTGGCGAATCGATTAGCCAGCCAAACAGCGAAGCAGCTAAACAGCCAAAATCAGAGCAAGCCAAACGTGCAATGCACATGCAAGCCATCGCCAGCGGCAAGAGCTGAGccacactgcgagaaaatatCACTTGGATTAGTCACCACTGCGATAACAGCAGCTATTTGTTGTCATTTATGTGGCAGTAAACCCCAACAGAATAGCCCTATCATTAGTATGTGaatcatttttaaattcaGTAATAAGcaagaaaaattattttaattgtataCTCTGATAACGATACGATGACAATGGATTGTTCAACTATTGCCGTTAaatgttaatatttatatttttaattaaaacagatcaACTTGTATCgcgtttctctcagtgcatgCAGGGTTGTCAAGTGGCTGTTGAATCAATGCAGGCTGCGAGAAGAGCCTCGTTCGTCCTGGCGCAGTGTGCCCAATACGCGGAGCGGGTGGAGGCGATTctgaatgtgaatgtggatgtggatgggggCTGAAGCTCTTAAGGATTGCCATAGAAGGTTTATCACGGCTATGAGCAGCTGTCAATGAAGGTTGCTCGTTGGCGTTTCTTGCCACCTTCAAAAGTTACAGCGAGGCGGCCATAACTTGGCACAGTTTCGGGCCCAaagcaaacacacatacacatggaCGTACAGATACACACCTACACACATGAGGGGGCCATGTTTTAGCTAATCAAAAGCAGCTCTATCCCCAGGGCGAAACCGATGTGGACCAAGCCCAAAGTGCCAACATTATAATGCTATGTGCTTGACCCAATTTCGCAGAGAGCTATACCCCCGAAAATCGGACTGGGAAACCTTTAATTTAATGGGAAATGTTTCTTAAActaattttcgcatttatgAATTTATAGCACTTGCTTAAGTTTGTCGACACTATAACATTAAAAAATCTTAGAGCAACTTCGTATTCTCTGCTTGTTACGACAAGTAGGTACTTGAAAGTTAAGAATCATTAAAAGCATGTGTTGAATATGAGCTTGGGTTATTAACTTTGGAGTATCCCATGAAAAacccatatacatataaaaaaggTATTCCAGAAAGTTAACGTTTAATTTGATGAGTCAACAAAGGTTTTTCTTTGATCAAAATagttattaaaaacaattggGGCTTGCACACCTTTATCCATTTTTCGTTTCTATTAAAACGTTTAGTTATGTGGAAACCTGTAATAAATCAACGTATCTTTGTGATTTTCTACAAATTTACAAGTCAACTATtggtaataataaataacacaAAAGTTTCGAATCAgaaaacatacataaatagctTTCTTGACTAATCTAATTTGTAGGAGACATAATCTCTTTAGTAATACTCACTAGACATCGATTCATATCTCTTACTAATTTGCgattaatttgttttcagGCAGTTAAAGCTAGTCATAAATATCTTGAATTCGTTTCACCTCGCGATATTAACataatgaaaacaaacaaaattcgaGATCAACTATGTTTTCATAGTATTCGAGAAAGATTTGCTTACGCAGTTCGCTGTGAATGACACTCGATACCGTTGTGCGAGATTGCATTTGCTAACCGGTTTTCTAAGACTTCGACCACAAAACCCCGGATGGCATGAATCATGCGCACGATAAGGGCGATTCATTGATATCCAAGTGGCAGTACGTGATTCATTTGTGACTTGGATCCAAGGCGGGATACCCAATCCTGTGGGTTTAGCTCACCTGAGCTGACTCAGTTGCAGCTGGGAGTGAAATGAATGCCGAATCGGAGCCGCCAGACAGGAGGGGGGCAATTAGTGGCCACAAGGATGTTAAGAACACTGGCCATGGGTGGCGCTTGTGTCCGAAGGGGGAGGATATGTCAATAATTAAAAAGGCGGCCAAATGTTGTCATTTCAGCTAGAACCGAAAAGCCCAGCGAAAGCACAGCGACACAGAAAAATACATAGtagtgaacaaaaaaaaaaaagaaatggctTGGAGGCAGGAAGGAAACAAACTTCCTGCCACCCACACTAGCGCTTTTTTGTGCTTCTGTTGGTTGAGTTTTTCATCGTCTCTCTCGTGGCTTTTAGCATGCAACTCACACGTCCTTGCCAGGACGctattgttgatgttgttgtttttgttgttgctgctgctgttgttggcaTTTTGATTTATCGATTTAAATTTCTGTGTTTAAGGCGCTGTGCGTGCTCGTTGTGCTGCCTTCAATTTCGTGGCTTCTAGTCTCGGACTTTTCCGCTGCCGCCATTTCGTTTTCGCTTTTCGGGGGTTTTCCAgcttttctgcttttcttCTTCCGTTTGTGTTTCTGTTACTGtctttgtatttttgtatttctcaatcatttttcaaaatgtttgcccacACTCAAACATACAAGCGCACACACagccgcaaaaagttaaaccAAGTTTTTGGCCGCCTGCCGTTTAGGTCGAGGTCTTTACTTAACTTTATATTCTCCTTccttttgcttgtttttttatttccttttttttcaggGTCTGTCCCGAGCCACCCACTCACCCACACTCACCCACAAAACGCCGACGTTGAGAGCCTGAAACGTCGTTAACAGCCACGTTTGCGTGTGCTGGCtcaagcgcacacacacacacacacacgcacacacacaacctCGCGCACTAGCTCACATACTTATACTATATTTCAACCAAGagtgtgtgtatttttgttgttattataCGGAGAGCGCGCTCGCAATTTGGGTCGATGGTAAAAtagaaaagccaaaagcaaggcaaatacacacactcacacaaccATACACACTGTCAGGAATTTCTATAtgtacctacatatatataaatatatatataaaatttcgAACAAAGGTCGCTGAAGAGAAGACCAGTGCACATTTATATAGAGGTAagtacatacgtacatataaataaacgtacatatgtatatgtttgtatgtatgtatgtatgtgcgcGGGTGACCTGAGTTATGTTCCCTCGTCTGTCTGCATTATTTTTCACTGTGTGTACGTCCTCCGCCGCTTTTTTCGTGGACTTTTTCCCGCTAGTTTCATGTTAATTGCTCGTGGCCCGTCGCTTGTTCCAGCAATCTGCGTTAATTTTAAAGCCTGATTTACACACAACAAACGCTGTACTGAATGTAGTTGCACTTGTACTTGCGCAATTGCGGATTGCAGTTTTTTTAATTCGCAGGACACGTCCCGCCTTCGAGTAGTTTTGTGTGTCACGAGTGCTCCGATTTGGTGGGGGTTTATTTGCTTGTGCGGATGGTCGGGAACTGGAGGAATGGAATTAAATGGAATGGGTGGCCcgaaaaggcaaacaaagcgCTGGATTGGATGGGATTTACCGCGTTGGCTTATCGAGGCTTGACATCATCAACATCCATACCCATCCGGAGATTTGTCCGTTGACATCGTACCCTCTCcgttttatttaaacaaaggAGTCAACTCTAGTCGATCACATCCTTTTTGCCCCGAAACTTTTccagcagcggcagccacTTTGTGACAGGACTTGGCTCGGTTGAGTCATTAAAATGAGAAATGGCTCCGGGCTCCGTGTGCAATGTTGGGCTTaattgttggccaaaatgtgACTGCGCCGCTTACGGGAGCAGAAACACAGTCGCCGTGGACAGGCTGGCTGAATCAGGGGCATAAGGTAGAAAGGTTGCTGGGGCGCAAAAGGTTGCAAAGGTGCAGAATGTGGTGGCAAGAGCAGCAGCTTGACTTTCGCTAATGTGGCGCAGcaaggtatatatatatctatatatatatatttattcacaTATGTGAATGTTTGCTGGGCGCACATTAACACGCTCTGTGGTGCAtacagaaaaaatatatatttcatcgTCCAACTGCAGACAGTTGTTCCATTATGTTCATTTGCAGTCGCTTATGCTGCGGCCAGGATAATTTATGTTATGCCATATTCCGTATACGCAACGCATACGAGTTTTACGGAAATTACTGTGGTTCTTTCGCCTCAGTGGCGGGCACTTCAGGCATTGCGTTACGTATACGAAGTGTAAGCACATaaatatcactcatacgcagtgtggtTGCAAAATAATTGCCATAGATCCGAACACCGTTAACATCTTAACATCGTTCCTGTTTACAATGCCAACGGAAAGTTATAGTAAATATCAAAAGAACTTATCTAACAAACATTTTGTAGTCTTCTTGTTGTTAAAGTAAGAAAGCTTTGTgaatgcatatgtatatatgaatgtatatGTTAATTCAAATTGCGTGTGTGGGCGAAACAAATATGTACCTGCATCCCCATTAAACATTTGTCTGATTCCGCGCCTTGAACTTTTACCCGCTATCATTTCTCAGCACTCACACCCGATTCCAAGTCATCGATGCCCCATGCAaggcaaattcaatttgtctTCGCTGAAAAGTTTAACGCTGGGATCCGCCCAGCTGAAAACTTCTCGCCCCTCGAAATTGAAAGGCTCATTTAAATACGAATGCCATTAGTCAAGCagcacccacacacccacGTTCGGATGCAAAATTCCACATATGCGCAGGAATGACTTGGGATGGTATTAAAAAACCAGAGTAGGAAGGAGACTCACCATTGATACCACGTTGATTGCCTGCATTATCCTCATCGGAGCCGGGCACTGCATTGGAATTGAGCTCCGGATCCTGTTCCTGGTCCTCCTCAAGGCCAAACATCTGCTCCCCGGACTGAAAGGGGTACATGATCTCGGCCTCGTCCTCGCCGGACGTTTGGGATGGGGCGCCCACTCCGCCCAGGACATCGTTGTGGTTCTGGTTCTGATTtgggctgttgctgttgctgccaccgAAATGCTGCTTGGCCGGCCTGGGCTTGGCGGCATCTCCGAGACCCAATCCCTGGGTGGTTAGGCAGAGCAGCAGGATGCTGTAGATCGGCAGGCGGAGGCAGCGGCGACTTCTGCAGCGACTGCGGCTACTTGGGTGGAGCAATTGCTCCGCGGAGGCACCACGAGATGATGTTGCAGATGCTGCAGATGTTGCTGGTAGCTGCGCTGCTGTTCTGCTTCTTGTCTTTGCTttcgttattgttgttgctgatattgtttttaatgttaataataCTAAGCgcttgaaaatatttacacactCGTCCAGTATCGTAGCTTGGTGTTGCTTGTTCATTGCCAGGTCACTGGGGGCGTGGCCTCGTAGGCGCCCCCTCCGCCGGCGACTATTGAAGTCTATcgttgtgctgctgctgcggctgcggcCTGCGGACAACATGTCGTCGCTGTGGCACcaagtgttgctgctgttgcggcttgctgttgctgctgttgcagttgttgcagttgttgatgctgctgttgctgttgcagttgctgctgctaagGCTCCATGATCTTTAGCTGCGGCTTTCCGAAGCAGCTCCTGGACCGCTGCTCCAcccactgctgctgttgcgatTGCTGGTTGCTGcctctgctgttgctgtttgctgCATGTTGTTGGCTGCAACATTGGACCCGTTGGATTAATGTTGTTGGTTGGTTACTTGTTTGATcggtttgtttggtttgttggtttgttgGCTTGGTGTTATGTCGATTCACTTGCAAAACCGTTTGTTGTCGTTGTACGCTTTTGATTAGACTGAGTTTAGGTTACAGTTTCTCGCTTGCTGTCAGATCTAAGCGATTCATTTGTATCACACAACTTTATATATACACtatacataaataacaattaacaCGGAACGGAGAGAGCGGAGAAATTGGGAGCGGGCGCGGTTGCTgttgcggatgcggatgcggattcAGGTTGCTGTTTccgctggtgttgctgctacATCCGCTGCTGGCGAGGCTAACAGGAGCCTcggcatttccatttccacggGGCGCGCTATTCCCCTAGATTTTCACACACCCCCGCCTCTTGTGGTATTTTTCACGCCACCTTTTTTCAGGCTTTTCCGTTTCACTTCACGGCTCCCTCACGGCTACtgtgccactgctgctgctgctgctgctgctgctgctgctgctattcCTGGCCATTTGTCTGaggcttttccgcttttccgacGCGGTCTGCCCCTGTGTGCGTGCCCGAGTGTGGAAAAGTTTCCCTGAGTGGCCGCTGCGAAAGCTGGAGCTAAATCTCGGTATCGGTAGCAGTGTCGGTCTGCAGCTGGGCTACATCACGCTGCGCACTCTGCTGGCGTTGTGAGCGCTGGCTGCCTGAGCCTCTTTTTGAGCCTGGCCAGGAGTTGGGCTGGAAAACCGACAGCCAACGACGGCCGAGGACCGAACCAAGACCGACCAGGATGCGAGCCTGGAAGCTCGGCTTTCCGTTCCAAAACTGCTTGAGGAGTGAGGGAGAGAGTACTGCTGCGCCTGCGTCgcttttgtttacattttcgAAGGCTTCGCTCGATGACTGTTAAGGCTCAAAGGATGCCTGTCTGTGGAAAGAAAGTGGCAAGGATAtagtttaatttgtttaaaaaatatttaagctaTTTTGTGATCCTCACAAGCTAAATAGTTTGCTCTACAAACTGATTTCTAATTCATTAATTATTCACAATATTTCATTCACACAATGTTGTTATCAAAaaccaatttttatttttccatgtatcaaatgaaaagttggcttaaaaaataaaaaaaattattctaATTATCCGATTTGCTTTGTACCATtgaacaaaataaatagatgAAATATTTAGGCGTAATTTTTAGTCaactaaaaacaaatgaacaaattttattaagtaatataaagtaaattaaaaatatataattaaaacatttatagttctgttacaaatatttttataattttgatttttgtgctagaaaataaaattaaataaattaaaccaTTTGCAAACTTTGTATAGTTTTAAGAGAAGCAGTTGGTTGGTTCTTATGCTCGTAACCAAAAAGCGTAAGATTTCTTAACAAAATCATTGCAAGCTCTCTTGGTCAACTTTTctctttgccattttccaggctctctctctctctggtGCTCAATTTTCCGCACTCTCTATCGCAATTTTCCTGTCCCTCTCTGGATGCCGCTTATCTGCTAGGCCTTATCGCTTTTCTCACGgctttttctttgcttttgctttcgtttgctgctgtgtttgttgttttagcTTACGCTTACAATTTTTACTTTCATTTAGGTTTAGTAGGTGACTCGCCACACACCCACCCCCGCCCACTTTCCCATTTCCCCGCCCACCgagcgtttttttttactgctTCTGGCTGAATGTGCGGTTATGTTCATTGTTATGCTTTGAGTAGCTCCCGCTGCTTCTAGTCCTAGTCCTTTCTTTCTCCTGCTAATCCTGCCCATCCCCGCTGGCCCATCCGCTGCTTTTTGTCCTTTTTCCACTGTTATTTTTAGCCGTAGGCCAGAGTTTGTCCAAGAATTCAACGGTGCGgctttgttattaattatgtttttCCCCCGCTATGTTTtatgtgttgttttttttttttagaaaattgCGTAACATTTTTGCGCTTTCTTTGCTTTACATAATTGCCCCCTCAATTTAAAGAAAGCAACGGacatttgatattttttctatAGTTCAGTTTTAGAGACTTTTTTGGATTTGTCTCGTGAACGTAGCAATAATATTGCAAGTTTGTATAGAAGACTTTAAACCATTACTTTTTTACAACAAAAGCCACAGCCGTAAGATATGCAAAGCAATGCAGAAATCTATGCTCTTTCATATGACCGTATTAACTTAGACTtgtactttttattttattaaagccAATAAAAGTTATCATTTAATCGCAGAAAAGCAGCGCTTTTATATAATTTGCACAAGCTATTTTACAAAAGGAGTCAGCTGGTAAGCATCGTAAAATCCACCTAAGAGCCCATTAGTCGCTGTTTAAGCCAAGCCAAAAAGAAGGGGGGCAAATGGAAACTCCTGGCTAATTGTTATATCATTTGCTGGGCAATTTTAAAGGGGTGGGGTCGCTTTAAGAACGGGGTCGAATCCTCGTGACTGCCGAAAGTCTGACTGTTAAATTTTCTTCTTGACTTGACcagtcgaaaaaaaagaaggcaacCTGAAAGCATGAAGAAActctgcacacacacacacacacacacacagcacactCACagatacacgcacacacacacacaaggcAGAGGCAACGTTTTGACCTCTTTATGAAAAAGGCCTCAAGCACGAGAAGGCTCAGACTCACACACACCAACGCACAACAAGCACGAACGGGGCTGCCATTAGTGTTTCTGCACTCACACAGACGACCGAAAAAACGCTTTGCCTCGGCCGCCTCAGCCCCCCTCATTCGCCCCAtcatttttgtggctttttatTGCTTGATTATATAAAAATTGGCTTTTGTATATCATATTTTGTTCACCGTTGCGGCAATTCGTTCATTTCATCTCCCTCAAGTACGCCCGGATGATTGGGGCACTTTCGATTCCTGAGGTGAGCTTTTTCGATTTGGCTTAAGTTTTCCCTTTGATTTCAAACTGCAATCAATTTGCCA
The sequence above is a segment of the Drosophila melanogaster chromosome 2L genome. Coding sequences within it:
- the CG13117 gene encoding uncharacterized protein, isoform B encodes the protein MAAAVVQSFGQEELFVSRATIQLQLPQGGASSPIFEWRTQVATPTSAADPAHEEKCISGHQSTEAATPKSNIYTPPRILGTEAKRKNLPQTLSNFFEAERYSSAWNRVTK